The Ruania alba genome window below encodes:
- a CDS encoding carbohydrate ABC transporter permease, whose translation MSAVLTQRARRTRRRRVRESPVDRVFLVGVYILLATFLLVVLLPLWYILVSSFSSPEAVSAGRVFLWPVDFTLRGYEVVFSNPTILTGFANSFFYTVVGTVISVTLTVMLAYPLSHSGFAGRKVLTGAVVFTMLFAGGLIPTYLVVQALGMLDTRWALLIPKAVAVWPAILAITYFRTAIPDELREAGEIDGASDLRILWKVVLPLSAPMLAVIALMYAIVQWNSYFDALIYLRDDSLYPLQLVLRNILILNTDAGADVTAAIERQQLAALLKYSLIVVSTVPMMLIYPFVARYFTRGLLLGAVKG comes from the coding sequence GTGAGCGCCGTGCTGACCCAGCGAGCTCGCCGCACCCGCAGGAGGCGGGTGCGGGAGTCGCCCGTCGACCGTGTGTTCCTGGTGGGCGTCTACATCCTGCTCGCGACGTTCCTGCTGGTGGTGCTGCTGCCCCTGTGGTACATCCTGGTCAGCTCGTTCAGCAGCCCGGAGGCGGTCTCCGCCGGCCGGGTGTTCCTGTGGCCGGTGGACTTCACGCTGCGCGGGTACGAGGTGGTCTTCTCCAACCCGACGATCCTCACCGGCTTCGCGAACTCCTTCTTCTACACCGTCGTGGGGACCGTGATCAGTGTGACGCTGACGGTGATGCTCGCCTATCCGCTCTCCCATTCAGGTTTCGCCGGGCGCAAGGTGCTCACGGGTGCGGTGGTCTTCACCATGCTCTTCGCCGGAGGGCTGATTCCCACCTATCTGGTGGTGCAGGCGCTCGGCATGCTGGACACCAGGTGGGCGCTGCTCATCCCGAAGGCGGTAGCGGTGTGGCCGGCGATCCTCGCCATCACCTACTTCCGGACCGCCATCCCGGACGAGCTGCGCGAGGCGGGCGAGATCGACGGCGCGAGCGACCTGCGCATCCTGTGGAAGGTGGTGCTCCCGCTCTCGGCCCCGATGCTGGCGGTGATCGCGCTGATGTACGCGATCGTGCAGTGGAACTCCTACTTCGACGCCCTCATCTACCTGCGCGACGACAGCCTGTACCCGCTCCAGCTGGTGCTGCGGAACATCCTCATCCTCAACACCGACGCCGGCGCCGACGTCACCGCAGCGATCGAGCGGCAACAGCTCGCGGCCCTGCTCAAGTACTCACTCATCGTGGTCTCGACGGTCCCGATGATGCTCATCTATCCGTTCGTCGCCCGCTACTTCACCCGAGGCCTGCTGCTGGGCGCGGTCAAGGGCTGA
- a CDS encoding ABC transporter permease, translated as MVHTGLGTASAAPPAVPSSAVREAPTSRRWSGGRRGRLRRSIRRHWQLYLLVIPPLAYFLIFQYVPMGNAVIAFKDYNVVQGIWGSPWAGLEYFQRFFDNPMFTTVVSNTFLLSLYALIASFPIPIILALALNEIRARFFKRTVQMVTYAPYFISTVIVVSMAILILSPRIGLVSDFTGFFGLPATDYLAQPDFFRHVYVWSEVWQTAGYSAVIYLAALAGVDPGLYEAAKVDGANRLQKIWHVDLPSITPTIVVVLILSVGSIMAVGFEKAFLLQNPLNLSQSEIIATYTYKVGIQNADFSLATAIGLFNSVINLVLLVGVNIVAKRVTGRGLW; from the coding sequence GTGGTGCACACCGGACTGGGTACCGCCAGCGCGGCGCCGCCGGCGGTTCCCTCGTCAGCCGTCCGCGAGGCCCCGACGTCACGTCGCTGGTCCGGTGGCCGTCGTGGCCGTCTTCGCCGGTCCATCCGCCGGCACTGGCAGCTGTACCTGCTGGTCATCCCGCCGCTGGCTTACTTCCTGATCTTCCAGTACGTGCCGATGGGCAACGCTGTCATCGCGTTCAAGGACTACAACGTGGTCCAAGGCATCTGGGGCTCGCCGTGGGCGGGGTTGGAGTATTTCCAGCGGTTCTTCGACAACCCGATGTTCACCACGGTGGTCAGCAACACCTTCCTGCTGAGCCTGTACGCGCTGATCGCGAGCTTCCCGATCCCGATCATCCTCGCGCTCGCGCTGAACGAGATCCGGGCCCGGTTCTTCAAGCGGACCGTCCAGATGGTCACCTATGCGCCCTACTTCATCTCCACGGTGATCGTGGTGTCGATGGCGATCCTCATCCTTTCGCCCCGCATCGGACTCGTGAGCGACTTCACCGGGTTCTTCGGCCTGCCCGCCACGGACTATCTCGCTCAGCCCGACTTCTTCCGTCACGTCTACGTGTGGAGCGAGGTCTGGCAGACGGCCGGTTACTCCGCCGTCATCTACCTGGCGGCGCTCGCGGGCGTCGACCCCGGCCTGTACGAGGCGGCGAAGGTGGACGGTGCGAACCGGCTACAGAAGATCTGGCACGTGGACCTGCCGAGCATCACCCCGACGATCGTCGTCGTCCTGATCCTCTCCGTCGGCAGCATCATGGCGGTCGGCTTCGAGAAGGCCTTCCTGCTGCAGAACCCGCTGAACCTCTCCCAGTCCGAGATCATCGCCACCTACACCTACAAGGTGGGTATCCAGAACGCCGACTTCAGCCTGGCCACCGCCATCGGGCTCTTCAACTCGGTGATCAACCTCGTGCTGCTGGTCGGGGTCAATATCGTCGCCAAGCGCGTGACGGGGAGGGGGCTGTGGTGA
- a CDS encoding glycosyl hydrolase family 95 catalytic domain-containing protein has product MTVPSTFSFAHPPSEVASDMHVHGLSFSTAAAEWVDALPLGNGRLGAMVYGGAEEELIWLSEGTVWSGPPRRPSEHPVTAQLARAAIRSARAALTSGDPVGAEEALQALQYSYPQAFQPLARLRRAVASAHEPAPRAEVVPKRDHATTAASHRRGLDLRSAISWTSAASPAGPVAQRAFTSAPADALVLEVSAGGRPISFTLDSPLRTERSGTEGTGAWAILRAPDDVIPAVQRDPDPIRWAEEPRGVQAAVALHALSGEVRTRTTPDGVVLEVAGDATLILAVRTTFTRLGQEPTGDVDEALAAARAACSEVAEQCAVRGVAAVRGAHEQAHRELYDRTELQLGAPADRATAGAGEPADTSTIGDTDALLAAVQDGEGAHAGAAPELTALLFHLGRYLLICSSRPGGTPANLQGVWNQRMQPPWSSTFTMNINTEMNYWLAETTGLAECAEPLFDLVEALAERGREPAERIYGSSGWVAHHASDIWAFTDPMGDGTHDPAWAFWPFAGVWLTSHLTDRLAFSHDDAAAQRFWPTLRGAARFVLDWLEPRPDGTLGTSPSTSPENRFVVEGGRSSSVASDSTMDLELARQLLRSMLRLAEQYGLQDEALLDEVARALPRIAPIGTDSTGLLREWAQVERMVDPHHRHIAHLVGIHPADQAPTPEVAAAASRSLDARGDEGTGWSLAWKMAMRARLREPEAVGRLLDLFVRRAVEVTPKPGGGRWRGGLYRNLFSAHPPFQIDGNFGFVAAIAETLLQSHTGTLDLLPALPPDLPDGTVRGLRARTGITVDLHWSAGTLRNATLRSDHPQTVTARYRTSTWQLDLHPDEPVHLTTEESHS; this is encoded by the coding sequence GTGACAGTGCCGTCGACGTTCTCCTTTGCTCACCCACCTTCCGAGGTGGCCTCGGACATGCATGTCCACGGGCTCTCGTTCAGCACCGCCGCTGCGGAATGGGTCGACGCCCTGCCTCTGGGCAATGGCCGCCTCGGCGCCATGGTCTACGGCGGCGCGGAGGAGGAACTGATCTGGCTCAGCGAAGGGACCGTGTGGTCGGGTCCACCGCGTCGCCCCAGCGAGCACCCGGTGACGGCGCAGCTAGCCCGGGCAGCGATCCGCTCGGCGCGCGCAGCGCTCACCTCGGGTGACCCTGTCGGGGCCGAGGAGGCCCTGCAGGCGCTGCAGTACTCGTATCCGCAGGCGTTCCAGCCGCTCGCGCGGCTGCGCCGGGCGGTCGCCTCCGCGCACGAACCAGCACCCCGGGCCGAGGTCGTGCCCAAGCGGGACCACGCCACCACCGCCGCCTCGCACCGCCGCGGACTCGACCTGCGCTCGGCGATCTCGTGGACGAGCGCCGCCTCACCAGCAGGTCCGGTCGCCCAGCGTGCCTTCACCAGCGCTCCGGCCGATGCGCTGGTGCTCGAGGTCTCGGCCGGCGGCCGGCCGATCAGCTTCACGCTCGACTCCCCGCTGCGCACCGAGCGCAGCGGAACCGAGGGCACCGGGGCCTGGGCGATCCTGCGTGCCCCGGATGACGTGATTCCCGCCGTCCAGCGTGACCCGGACCCGATCCGCTGGGCTGAGGAACCACGCGGCGTCCAGGCGGCCGTGGCCCTGCACGCACTCAGCGGCGAGGTCCGCACTCGCACCACCCCGGACGGGGTGGTGCTGGAGGTGGCCGGCGACGCAACGCTGATCCTGGCCGTCCGCACCACCTTCACCCGGCTGGGCCAGGAGCCGACGGGCGATGTGGACGAGGCGCTCGCCGCCGCCCGCGCCGCGTGCAGCGAGGTGGCGGAGCAGTGTGCGGTTCGGGGCGTGGCGGCGGTGCGCGGTGCGCACGAACAGGCGCATCGCGAGCTCTACGACCGCACCGAGCTCCAGCTCGGCGCACCAGCCGATCGGGCGACGGCTGGTGCGGGCGAACCCGCAGACACCAGCACCATCGGCGACACCGATGCCCTGCTCGCGGCCGTCCAGGACGGTGAGGGTGCCCACGCCGGCGCGGCACCGGAGCTGACCGCACTGCTGTTCCACCTCGGCCGGTACCTGCTGATCTGCAGCTCCCGCCCCGGGGGGACGCCGGCGAACCTGCAGGGCGTGTGGAACCAGCGCATGCAGCCACCGTGGAGCTCGACCTTCACGATGAACATCAACACCGAGATGAACTACTGGCTCGCCGAGACCACCGGGCTGGCCGAGTGCGCCGAGCCCCTGTTCGACCTGGTCGAGGCCCTGGCCGAACGCGGCCGCGAACCGGCCGAGCGGATCTACGGCTCCTCCGGGTGGGTGGCCCACCACGCCAGCGACATCTGGGCCTTCACCGACCCGATGGGCGACGGCACGCATGACCCCGCCTGGGCGTTCTGGCCGTTTGCCGGCGTGTGGCTCACCTCGCACCTGACCGACCGGCTCGCCTTCTCCCACGACGACGCAGCAGCCCAGCGCTTCTGGCCGACCCTGCGGGGTGCGGCACGCTTCGTGCTCGACTGGCTCGAGCCCCGCCCCGACGGCACCCTGGGCACCTCCCCCTCGACCTCGCCCGAGAACAGGTTCGTCGTCGAGGGCGGGCGCTCCTCCTCCGTCGCCTCCGACTCCACCATGGATCTGGAACTGGCTCGCCAGTTGCTGCGCTCGATGCTGCGTCTGGCCGAGCAGTACGGCCTGCAGGACGAGGCGCTGCTGGACGAGGTGGCCCGCGCGCTCCCTCGGATCGCCCCGATCGGCACCGACTCCACCGGCCTGCTGCGCGAATGGGCCCAGGTGGAGCGGATGGTCGATCCACACCACCGCCACATCGCCCACCTCGTCGGTATCCACCCCGCCGACCAGGCGCCGACGCCCGAGGTGGCCGCCGCAGCCAGCCGCAGCCTCGACGCCCGCGGCGACGAAGGCACCGGCTGGTCGCTGGCCTGGAAGATGGCGATGCGTGCACGCCTGCGTGAGCCGGAGGCGGTGGGCCGGCTGCTCGATCTGTTCGTGCGTCGTGCCGTGGAGGTCACCCCGAAACCCGGTGGCGGGCGCTGGCGTGGCGGTCTCTACCGGAACCTGTTCTCCGCGCACCCACCGTTCCAGATCGACGGGAACTTCGGATTCGTGGCCGCGATCGCCGAGACGCTGCTGCAGTCGCACACCGGCACCCTCGACCTGCTGCCTGCACTCCCACCGGACCTGCCCGACGGCACCGTGCGGGGCCTGCGGGCCCGCACCGGGATCACCGTCGACCTGCACTGGTCGGCGGGAACGCTGCGCAACGCCACGCTCCGTTCCGACCACCCCCAGACCGTGACGGCGAGATACCGCACCAGCACATGGCAGCTCGACCTCCATCCGGACGAGCCGGTGCACCTGACCACCGAGGAGTCGCACTCATGA
- a CDS encoding CaiB/BaiF CoA transferase family protein produces the protein MTASAPIPDPLEGFLVLDFSQFLAGPVAALRLADLGARVIKIERPGLGDIGRGLAFAGAKAGADTVSFHAMNRGKESLAANLKDPGDLAVVRELVDRADVVVENFRPGVMERLGLDYETVRATNPGVVYGSITGYGEEGPWRDRPGQDLLAQSIAGVPWLQADPEPSPMGIAIADHLASCHLAHGITALLLRRLRTGIGGHVRTSLLEAMVDMQFEMLSVRLTDPAALTEPVRGPHSAHSYLPAPYGVYPTADGYLSIAMNPVPRVGELLQIPELVAMTTPQTWWEERSRIEGLIADRLRTDTTAAWLTILDEADIWCAPLHTVDELVEHEGFRRIDMVQTLHRTEPDGTRTEVTTTRSPLRIDGVRPRSASAAPSLGQDSGRLRSELTPAERAS, from the coding sequence ATGACCGCATCCGCACCGATTCCGGACCCGCTCGAGGGCTTCCTCGTTCTTGACTTCAGCCAGTTCCTCGCCGGCCCCGTCGCCGCGCTGCGGCTGGCTGATCTCGGGGCACGGGTGATCAAGATCGAGCGCCCCGGCCTCGGCGACATCGGCCGCGGCCTCGCGTTCGCCGGCGCGAAGGCCGGTGCGGACACCGTCTCCTTCCACGCGATGAACCGCGGCAAGGAGAGCCTGGCCGCGAACCTGAAGGACCCGGGCGACCTCGCTGTGGTCCGTGAGCTCGTGGACCGGGCGGACGTGGTCGTGGAGAACTTCCGGCCCGGTGTGATGGAGCGGCTCGGGCTCGACTACGAGACCGTCCGCGCGACCAACCCCGGCGTCGTCTACGGCTCGATCACCGGGTACGGCGAGGAGGGACCGTGGCGCGACCGCCCGGGCCAGGACCTGCTCGCCCAGTCGATCGCGGGCGTGCCCTGGCTGCAGGCCGACCCGGAGCCCAGCCCCATGGGCATCGCCATCGCCGACCACCTGGCCTCCTGCCACCTGGCGCACGGCATCACTGCGCTGCTGCTGCGGCGGTTGCGCACCGGAATCGGCGGGCATGTGCGTACCTCCCTGCTGGAGGCGATGGTCGACATGCAGTTCGAGATGCTCTCGGTCCGCCTCACCGATCCAGCGGCGCTCACTGAACCTGTGCGCGGCCCGCACAGTGCGCACAGCTACCTGCCGGCGCCCTACGGGGTGTACCCGACGGCGGACGGGTACCTCTCGATCGCGATGAACCCGGTACCGCGCGTGGGTGAGCTGCTGCAGATCCCCGAGCTGGTGGCGATGACCACCCCGCAGACCTGGTGGGAGGAGCGTTCCCGGATCGAAGGCCTCATCGCCGACCGGCTCCGCACCGACACCACCGCCGCGTGGCTGACGATCCTGGACGAGGCCGACATCTGGTGCGCGCCACTGCACACCGTGGACGAGCTGGTCGAGCATGAGGGCTTCCGCCGGATCGACATGGTGCAGACGCTGCACCGTACCGAGCCGGACGGCACCCGCACCGAGGTGACCACCACCCGCTCGCCACTGCGCATCGACGGCGTCCGCCCCCGTTCGGCGAGCGCCGCACCCTCGCTCGGCCAGGACAGCGGGCGCCTGCGCAGCGAGCTGACGCCGGCGGAGCGGGCATCATGA
- a CDS encoding extracellular solute-binding protein, which produces MTLTLRGITWDHPRGFDSIVAASRTYASEHDVEIVWEKRSLQAFADQGLESLTAQFDLLVIDHPHIAHAAHEGLLAPLPDGEGPAAYVGRSYESYRWQGAQYGLAIDAAAQVAAYRPDLLPEPPRTWADVLDLARDAVVLWPYKPIDAFASTFTLTSGVQGYDGGRGRFGDPDAFAQAWDVLGRLRDLVPAECSAENPIETSERLATGDRWCYAPLLYGYVTYARPGFRPHRLAWTDIPAIEGEPRGSMLGGAGLSVSAHGVHRDEALAFACWAGTGAVQRGVYAEAGGQPGHVDAWEDVALAERTGDFFGGTRRTLELASLRPPHPGYMDVQNAACARVHRGLMEREGAAAVLEDLDPMFATLGVTHADR; this is translated from the coding sequence ATGACCCTCACCCTGCGAGGCATCACCTGGGACCATCCGCGCGGCTTCGACAGCATCGTTGCCGCCTCCCGCACCTACGCATCCGAGCATGACGTGGAGATCGTCTGGGAGAAGCGGTCGCTGCAGGCGTTCGCCGATCAGGGGCTGGAGTCCCTGACGGCGCAGTTCGACCTGCTCGTGATCGATCACCCGCACATCGCGCACGCTGCCCATGAGGGCCTGCTGGCCCCCCTTCCCGACGGCGAAGGTCCCGCTGCATACGTGGGCCGCTCCTACGAGAGCTACCGGTGGCAGGGGGCGCAGTACGGCCTGGCCATCGATGCCGCCGCGCAGGTGGCGGCCTACCGGCCGGACCTGCTGCCCGAGCCGCCACGCACCTGGGCGGACGTGCTGGACCTGGCGAGGGACGCCGTCGTGCTCTGGCCGTACAAGCCGATCGATGCGTTCGCCTCGACCTTCACGCTCACCTCGGGTGTGCAGGGCTACGACGGCGGACGGGGACGTTTCGGGGATCCGGACGCCTTCGCGCAGGCGTGGGACGTGCTGGGCCGGTTGCGGGACCTCGTGCCCGCGGAGTGCAGTGCCGAGAACCCGATCGAGACCTCTGAACGGCTGGCCACGGGTGATCGGTGGTGCTACGCGCCGCTGCTGTACGGCTACGTCACCTACGCCCGGCCCGGGTTCCGGCCGCACCGGCTCGCGTGGACGGACATCCCGGCGATCGAGGGGGAGCCGCGTGGTTCGATGCTCGGTGGCGCGGGCCTGTCGGTCTCGGCGCACGGCGTCCATCGTGACGAGGCGCTCGCCTTCGCCTGCTGGGCCGGGACGGGCGCGGTGCAGCGTGGGGTCTACGCCGAGGCGGGCGGCCAACCGGGTCACGTCGACGCGTGGGAGGACGTGGCGCTGGCGGAGCGGACCGGAGACTTCTTCGGCGGCACCCGCCGCACCCTGGAGCTGGCGAGCCTGCGACCGCCGCACCCCGGGTACATGGACGTGCAGAACGCGGCCTGTGCACGGGTGCACCGGGGACTGATGGAGCGCGAGGGTGCCGCCGCTGTGCTCGAGGACCTGGACCCGATGTTCGCCACCCTGGGAGTGACACATGCAGATCGTTGA
- a CDS encoding MaoC family dehydratase yields the protein MQIVDKFAEDYAVGQVRQTLGRTITEADVVLHAGQSGDFFPHHMDERWCVEEAGLGGRIAHGTLIIAVAVGMTAGDVNPQAMSYGYDRIRFIKPVLIGDTITVTAEITAISDHPRRPELGRVDELVTVTNQRGDTVLSLVHLYVVTKRGES from the coding sequence ATGCAGATCGTTGACAAGTTCGCCGAGGACTACGCCGTCGGCCAGGTGCGTCAGACTCTGGGGCGCACGATCACTGAGGCCGACGTGGTGCTGCACGCCGGCCAGTCCGGCGACTTCTTCCCGCACCACATGGACGAACGTTGGTGCGTGGAGGAGGCGGGTCTGGGGGGCCGGATCGCGCACGGCACGCTGATCATCGCCGTGGCCGTGGGGATGACGGCCGGGGACGTGAATCCGCAGGCGATGAGCTACGGCTACGACAGGATCCGGTTCATCAAGCCCGTGCTGATCGGGGACACGATCACGGTGACGGCGGAGATCACCGCGATCTCCGATCACCCCAGGCGTCCCGAGCTGGGCCGGGTGGACGAACTGGTCACGGTGACGAATCAGCGGGGCGATACGGTGCTGTCGTTGGTGCACCTGTACGTCGTGACGAAGCGAGGAGAGTCGTGA
- a CDS encoding amidohydrolase family protein, whose amino-acid sequence MIDAHLHVWDHRRSGYGWLDQAPELLRRDHLPSEALDMLAKHGFARAVLVQADETLTETEYLLELVATEPRFAGAVVYLPLEAPDTVAEHLTSPAAGVVGVRNLTHDRPDPDWILGAEQRRSIDLIGAAGLPLDVVATLPRHRENLLTLARQHPSQTFVLDHLGTPALDGGDAADLWREQLGEIASCPNTVAKVSGIYASGGPASADQMRAVLGTAVELFGPDRLMVGTDWPVCTAFGGAEATLAVLLSAVGELEPDQQTALRTGTAARVYGVPT is encoded by the coding sequence GTGATCGACGCCCATCTGCACGTGTGGGACCACCGGCGGTCCGGCTACGGCTGGCTGGACCAGGCGCCGGAGCTGCTGCGGCGCGACCACCTCCCGTCCGAGGCACTGGACATGCTGGCCAAGCACGGGTTCGCCCGCGCGGTGCTCGTCCAGGCCGACGAGACCCTGACCGAGACCGAGTACCTGCTCGAGCTGGTGGCCACGGAGCCGCGCTTCGCCGGTGCGGTCGTCTACCTGCCGCTGGAGGCCCCAGACACGGTGGCCGAGCATCTGACCAGTCCGGCAGCAGGAGTGGTGGGCGTGCGCAACCTCACCCACGACCGGCCGGACCCGGACTGGATCCTGGGGGCGGAGCAGCGCCGCAGCATCGACCTGATCGGTGCCGCCGGGCTGCCGCTGGACGTGGTGGCGACGCTGCCTCGCCACCGGGAGAATCTCCTCACCCTTGCGCGGCAGCACCCCAGCCAGACGTTCGTGCTCGATCACCTGGGCACTCCGGCGCTGGACGGGGGCGATGCCGCCGATCTGTGGCGGGAGCAGCTGGGTGAGATCGCGAGCTGCCCGAACACGGTGGCGAAGGTGTCCGGGATCTACGCCTCCGGCGGACCGGCGAGCGCGGACCAGATGCGCGCGGTGCTCGGCACTGCCGTGGAGCTGTTCGGGCCCGACCGGCTGATGGTGGGAACCGACTGGCCGGTGTGCACGGCCTTCGGCGGCGCGGAGGCAACGCTGGCTGTGCTGCTGAGCGCCGTCGGCGAACTGGAGCCTGACCAGCAGACGGCCCTGCGCACCGGTACGGCGGCGCGGGTGTACGGGGTGCCGACGTGA
- a CDS encoding Gfo/Idh/MocA family protein, whose amino-acid sequence MSAAPDGAGLERHPDPAYLADAPERTLPIVVIGAGGIARDAHLPAYRKAGMPVAALVDLDIERAQTLAADFGIATTYDRLEEAVAAHGTGAIYDVAVMPDAFGAILHALPDGAAVQLQKPLGYTYAQARELVTIAERKQLVAAVNTQLRFAPHVVAARRLIAEGAIGELIDLEVLVRVETPWELFPSVFGLERMEMPMHSVHYVDLVRSFVGDPTGVSAVTVPHPHKELASTRTGYLLHYAGRPLRVTISTNHDHSFGASHQEAAVLWHGTEGAIRAELGLLLDYPRGGADLLEITTGEGWREIEVAGSWFPDAFIGSMGALQRRATGESATLPTSVRDVLRTMAVLEAAHEAGQAGGHPLPEG is encoded by the coding sequence GTGAGCGCTGCCCCGGACGGAGCCGGGCTCGAGCGCCACCCGGATCCGGCCTATCTCGCCGATGCACCGGAGCGCACTTTGCCGATCGTGGTGATCGGCGCGGGCGGTATTGCCCGAGACGCCCATCTGCCGGCCTACCGCAAGGCGGGCATGCCGGTGGCGGCGCTGGTGGACCTCGATATCGAGCGCGCCCAGACCCTGGCGGCCGACTTCGGGATCGCCACCACTTACGACCGGCTGGAGGAGGCGGTCGCCGCCCACGGAACCGGCGCGATCTACGACGTCGCCGTGATGCCGGACGCGTTCGGCGCGATCCTGCACGCGCTGCCAGACGGGGCGGCCGTGCAGCTGCAGAAGCCGCTCGGCTACACCTACGCGCAGGCACGTGAGCTGGTGACGATCGCCGAACGCAAGCAGCTCGTGGCCGCGGTGAACACCCAGTTGCGGTTCGCCCCGCACGTGGTGGCGGCCCGCCGGCTGATCGCCGAGGGCGCTATCGGAGAGCTGATCGACCTCGAGGTGCTCGTGCGGGTGGAGACACCGTGGGAGCTGTTCCCGAGCGTGTTCGGACTGGAGCGCATGGAGATGCCGATGCACTCGGTGCACTACGTGGACCTGGTGCGTTCCTTCGTAGGGGATCCCACCGGGGTCAGCGCAGTGACGGTGCCGCACCCGCACAAGGAGCTGGCGAGTACGCGGACCGGGTACCTGCTGCACTACGCCGGCCGCCCGCTGCGGGTGACGATCAGTACCAACCACGATCATTCGTTCGGGGCGTCGCACCAGGAGGCGGCAGTGCTGTGGCACGGCACCGAGGGTGCGATCCGTGCCGAGCTCGGGTTGCTGCTGGACTACCCGCGCGGTGGGGCCGACCTGCTGGAGATCACCACCGGTGAGGGGTGGCGGGAGATCGAGGTGGCCGGCTCCTGGTTCCCGGACGCCTTCATCGGCTCGATGGGGGCACTACAACGCCGTGCCACTGGGGAGTCGGCGACGCTGCCGACATCGGTGCGCGACGTGCTGCGGACCATGGCCGTGCTGGAGGCGGCGCACGAGGCCGGCCAGGCGGGTGGGCATCCACTGCCGGAGGGGTGA
- a CDS encoding ABC transporter ATP-binding protein, which produces MTDPLLSVRDLRVTFDTPAGPFEAVKGVTFDVAAGETVAIVGESGSGKSTVAASINRLLAGNGRISGGSIQFEGRELTELPERELITLRGAGIGLVPQDPMSNLDPVHTVGAQILEALEVHGKGRGSAGRRRAVELLEMVGIPDPEQRYDQYPHEFSGGMRQRALIAMGLACEPRLLIADEPTSALDVTVQRLILDTIEELTASTGTAMILITHDLALAAERASRVLVMFRGELVEAGPARHLLEKPEHAYTKRLVAAAPSLVSVPIVDAPGDTGPDATLVSVADVGRRYRLRGAARGAEFWAVRDVSFTIPRGRTVAIVGESGSGKSTTAKMLLGLETASEGTIRIAGHDVSTLRGRKLLAVRREVQPVFQNPFASLDPRYTIAESIAEPLRVHRIGDKRSRLLRVRELLEQVALPSSLAESLPHQLSGGQRQRVAIARALALEPELVVLDEAVSALDVLVQAQILELLVDLQRNLGLSYLFISHDLAVVNMISHEVHVMQSGRIVESGTPDQIFTSPQQEYTRELLAAIPGTTFA; this is translated from the coding sequence GTGACCGATCCCTTGCTCTCCGTGCGCGACCTTCGCGTCACGTTCGACACGCCTGCGGGACCGTTCGAGGCCGTCAAGGGCGTGACGTTCGACGTGGCCGCCGGCGAAACTGTCGCCATCGTCGGCGAGTCGGGCTCAGGTAAATCCACCGTCGCAGCGAGTATCAATCGCCTGCTGGCGGGAAACGGCCGCATCTCCGGCGGCTCGATTCAGTTCGAGGGGCGAGAGCTCACCGAACTGCCCGAGCGTGAACTCATCACGCTTCGCGGTGCGGGAATCGGCCTCGTCCCGCAGGACCCGATGTCGAACCTCGACCCGGTGCACACCGTGGGAGCGCAGATCCTCGAGGCGCTCGAGGTGCATGGGAAGGGGCGCGGGAGTGCCGGCCGGCGACGCGCCGTCGAACTGCTCGAGATGGTGGGCATCCCCGATCCTGAGCAACGCTACGACCAATACCCGCACGAGTTCTCCGGCGGTATGCGCCAGCGTGCCCTCATCGCCATGGGCCTCGCATGCGAGCCGCGGCTGCTCATCGCGGACGAGCCGACCAGCGCACTCGACGTCACCGTGCAACGACTCATCCTCGACACGATCGAAGAGCTGACCGCGAGCACGGGGACGGCGATGATCCTCATCACGCACGACCTGGCGCTTGCCGCTGAGCGGGCGAGCCGGGTACTGGTGATGTTCCGTGGTGAGCTGGTGGAGGCCGGCCCGGCCCGGCACCTCCTGGAGAAACCGGAGCACGCGTACACCAAGCGGCTCGTCGCTGCCGCGCCCAGTCTGGTCTCCGTGCCGATCGTGGACGCTCCTGGTGACACCGGCCCCGATGCCACCCTGGTCAGCGTGGCCGACGTGGGCCGGCGCTACCGACTTCGTGGCGCCGCGCGCGGTGCGGAGTTCTGGGCGGTGCGCGACGTCAGTTTCACCATCCCGCGCGGGCGCACGGTCGCGATCGTTGGTGAGTCCGGGTCGGGAAAGTCGACCACCGCAAAGATGCTCCTCGGTCTCGAGACGGCCTCGGAAGGAACGATTCGGATTGCCGGCCATGACGTCTCGACCTTGCGCGGCCGGAAGCTCCTCGCAGTGCGGCGCGAGGTCCAGCCGGTGTTCCAGAACCCGTTCGCCTCGCTCGACCCTCGGTACACCATCGCGGAATCGATAGCAGAACCCCTGCGGGTGCACCGGATCGGTGACAAACGATCCCGCCTTCTTCGGGTGCGTGAGCTACTGGAGCAGGTCGCTCTGCCATCTTCCCTGGCCGAGAGCTTGCCGCATCAACTCTCCGGTGGGCAACGCCAGCGGGTCGCCATCGCCCGGGCCCTCGCCCTGGAGCCGGAGCTGGTCGTACTCGACGAGGCGGTCTCCGCTCTCGACGTGCTGGTGCAGGCCCAGATCCTGGAGCTTCTCGTCGATCTCCAGCGCAACCTGGGATTGAGCTACCTCTTCATCAGTCACGACCTGGCAGTGGTGAACATGATCTCCCACGAGGTGCACGTGATGCAGAGCGGCCGCATCGTGGAGTCCGGCACACCGGACCAGATCTTCACGTCACCGCAGCAGGAGTACACCCGAGAACTGCTCGCCGCGATCCCCGGCACGACCTTTGCCTAG